The following proteins are encoded in a genomic region of Lemur catta isolate mLemCat1 chromosome 10, mLemCat1.pri, whole genome shotgun sequence:
- the LOC123645849 gene encoding spindle and kinetochore-associated protein 3-like — translation MDPIRSFCGKLRSLASTLDCETAPLQRALDREESDFEDYPVRILHDLHSEVQTLKDDVNILLDKARSESQESIGFIKATKILMEKNSMDIIKIREVFQKYGYNPRVKKNSVCEQEVIDSTPELSNCEIFQKPDVKDDLCDPTVASSSISEKSPRGPQLSDFGLEWYMISQVLPKPSQAVNNQKEEPKIITPATRQSPVTVLKTPKCALKMDDFECVTPKLEHFGISEYTICLNEDYTMGLKNVKNKKSEKAIETESMTSDNYFATPGPIIQRLEKSDAEYTNSPLAPTFCTPGLKIPSTKNTTALVSTNYSLSKTNSSSNDLEVKDCTSIILNSDKCFENFADPSSPTISSYENLLRTPTPPEVTTIPEDILQILSKYNSNLATPVAVEAVLPGKGFLKYEGQNIRDVGNKEN, via the coding sequence ATGGATCCGATCCGGAGCTTCTGCGGGAAGCTGCGGTCTCTGGCCAGCACCCTGGACTGCGAGACGGCCCCGCTGCAGCGAGCGCTGGACAGAGAGGAAAGCGATTTTGAAGATTATCCAGTGAGAATTTTACATGACCTTCATTCAGAAGTCCAGACTCTAAAGGATGATGTTAATATTCTTCTTGATAAAGCAAGATCGGAAAGTCAAGAAAGCATTGGTTTCATAAAGGCAACAAAAATAttgatggaaaaaaattcaatggatattataaaaataagagagGTTTTCCAGAAGTATGGATATAATCCACGTGTCAAGAAAAATTCAGTGTGTGAGCAAGAAGTCATTGACTCTACCCCAGAGTTGTCTAACtgtgaaatttttcaaaagcctGATGTGAAAGATGATCTTTGTGATCCTACTGTTGCAAGCAGTTCTATTTCTGAGAAGTCTCCACGTGGTCCGCAActttcagattttggacttgaGTGGTACATGATATCCCAGGTTCTACCAAAACCTTCACAGGCAGTAAACAACCAGAAGGAAGAGCCCAAAATTATAACTCCAGCTACCAGACAATCACCAGTTACAGTACTAAAAACTCCAAAATGTGCATTAAAGATGGATGATTTTGAGTGTGTAACTCCTAAATTAGAGCACTTTGGTATCTCCGAATATACTATATGTTTAAATGAAGATTATACAATGGGACTTAAAAATGTGAAGAATAAGAAAAGTGAGAAGGCCATAGAAACAGAATCCATGACTAGTGATAATTATTTTGCTACTCCTGGCCCCATAATCCAGAGGTTGGAAAAAAGTGATGCTGAGTATACAAATTCTCCCTTGGCACCTACATTCTGCACTCCTGGTTTGAAAATTCCTTCTACAAAGAACACCACAGCTTTGGTATCCACAAATTATTCACTATCAAAAACAAATAGTTCATCAAATGATTTGGAAGTTAAAGATTGtacttcaataattttaaattcagaCAAGTGCTTTGAGAATTTTGCAGATCCCTCTTCTCCTACGATTTCTTCTTATGAGAATCTGCTCAGAACACCTACACCTCCAGAAGTAACTACAATTCCAGAAGATATTCTCCAGATTTTATCAAAATACAACTCAAACCTAGCTACTCCAGTAGCAGTTGAAGCAGTGCTACCCGGCAAAGGGTTCCTTAAATATGAAGGACAGAATATCCGAGATGTTGGcaacaaagaaaactga